In Ipomoea triloba cultivar NCNSP0323 chromosome 15, ASM357664v1, one genomic interval encodes:
- the LOC116006061 gene encoding ankyrin repeat-containing protein ITN1-like, with protein sequence MKFLTNRERECEREMDDTEKRLYEAAVDGNTVALQQLLANDELILERITVTRFDETPLHIAAMRGHVEFAAAILERNIELASELDSRKLSPLHIASVKGNVRMVKLLVWACPEMCVARDRYGRNPLHLAAMKGRVGVLKELLRTRPEAARQRTDFDETVLHLCVKHNQLEALEMMLESIESKGDGDEFVNAVDSDGNTIFHYAASHKQTQTMKNFVRNKQAADVNGNGKTEIDDTTLAQEERELSEEWLQSPEITEQPPATGGARRDTPPNNRQATHQAERPRRKNGGAIMVAASVLATMAFQAGVTPPGGVWINNDSAKYNKLPVGRRSPPPHKAGEAVMSSDNRRGGYQNFLDANTLAFIASLTAVLIELSGLNLRWIDGFLRLIMWFTVTSLVVTYGVSAVLVTSHNSVSDLSRTVKICITIWCIVMGLVVQWNNLRRLYMSKPWLGIARLGNNIVMRGKNIVMSSNYWSRVVP encoded by the exons atgaaattcttgacaaacagagagagagagtgtgagaGAGAGATGGACGATACGGAGAAAAGGCTTTATGAAGCTGCAGTTGATGGCAACACAGTCGCCCTACAACAACTGCTAGCAAACGACGAACTAATTCTGGAGAGGATAACAGTAACTCGTTTCGACGAGACCCCACTGCACATAGCAGCCATGCGAGGCCACGTCGAGTTCGCAGCCGCAATTCTGGAACGCAACATCGAGCTGGCTTCAGAGTTGGATTCCCGAAAGTTATCTCCCCTTCACATCGCATCAGTGAAAGGGAATGTGCGGATGGTGAAGCTGCTGGTTTGGGCTTGCCCTGAGATGTGCGTAGCGCGCGATCGATATGGGAGGAACCCTCTCCACCTTGCGGCCATGAAAGGCCGAGTTGGAGTTTTGAAAGAGCTTTTGAGGACTAGACCGGAGGCCGCTCGACAAAGGACCGATTTTGATGAGACTGTTTTGCACTTGTGTGTGAAACACAATCAGTTGGAAGCTCTCGAGATGATGCTGGAGAGCATAGAAAGTAAGGGTGATGGTGATGAGTTCGTGAACGCAGTAGATTCTGATGGAAATACCATTTTTCACTACgctgcttctcacaaacaaactcag ACTATGAAAAACTTTGTAAGAAACAAACAAGCTGCAGATGTGAATGGAAACGGAAAAACAGAGATTGACGACACTACATTAGCACAAGAGGAGAGAGAATTATCCGAAGAATGGCTGCAGTCGCCGGAAATTACCGAACAACCTCCCGCAACGGGCGGAGCCCGACGTGACACTCCTCCTAACAATCGCCAGGCAACCCATCAAGCAGAAAGGCCGAGAAGAAAGAACGGAGGGGCAATTATGGTGGCGGCCTCAGTCCTTGCAACAATGGCATTCCAGGCCGGAGTCACCCCTCCGGGAGGCGTTTGGATAAACAACGATTCTGCCAAATACAACAAACTTCCCGTCGGCCGCCGGTCTCCGCCGCCGCACAAGGCGGGGGAAGCCGTGATGTCGTCCGATAACCGGCGGGGAGGGTATCAAAATTTCCTGGACGCCAACACGCTAGCATTCATCGCATCCCTCACCGCCGTACTGATAGAGCTGAGCGGGCTGAACCTGAGATGGATCGACGGGTTTCTCAGGCTGATCATGTGGTTCACCGTCACCTCTCTTGTGGTGACTTACGGCGTCTCCGCCGTGCTCGTCACTTCACACAATTCCGTGTCGGACCTCAGCCGAACGGTGAAGATTTGTATAACGATTTGGTGCATCGTAATGGGTTTGGTTGTGCAGTGGAACAACCTTCGCCGTCTTTACATGTCAAAGCCATGGCTGGGAATTGCAAGGCTTGGGAACAATATAGTGATGCGAGGGAAGAATATAGTGATGAGCAGTAATTACTGGAGTCGAGTCGTCCCATAA
- the LOC116007691 gene encoding tafazzin yields the protein MVSGRWIESGVDLWKDKARSLQFRLRDRLRVAVDHHRRRPKLSDGYFASTVQRWAQRFSDFRQESLPSSSKFYRKRVSKDVDPETDSVLTRMLQAVAVPLLGNVCHVFMHGLNQVQIYGAEKLHQAVLNRPGDKPLITVSNHVASMDDPLVIAALLPPSVIFDAQTLRWTLCATDRCFKNPATSAFFKSVKVLPVSRGDGIYQKGMDMAISKLNRGGWVHIFPEGSRSRDGGKTMGSAKRGIGRLILDADCIPIVVPFVHTGMQEIMPIGAKFPRIGKTVTVLVGDPIEFDDLIAAEGEQNISRGKLYDAVSARIGDRLEKLKAQVDRLAAKQSQEYDVPVTERAAGILQQVDWESFGMETYTHPDSHSSALKRECPLEAEPAETNVHVNQDSYLRMGFSGNGRFASRIKNYMDSTDITLFSARGLFARNKAKCDAVTIQDFSPLRAWHNLLRRSNCELYYSP from the exons ATGGTTTCTGGCAGATGGATAGAGAGTGGAGTGGATCTGTGGAAGGACAAGGCCCGATCGCTGCAGTTTCGCCTCCGAGACCGTCTCAGAGTCGCCGTCGATCACCACCGTCGCCGCCCCAAGTTATCAGACGGTTACTTCGCCTCCACTGTGCAGAGATGGGCCCAGCGCTTTAGCGATTTCCGTCAGGAGTCTCTGCCTTCGTCTTCCAAGTTCTACCGCAAAAGAG TTAGCAAGGATGTGGATCCAGAAACTGATTCAGTCCTGACACGTATGCTTCAAGCTGTTGCTGTTCCTCTTCTTGGAAATGTTTGCCATGTATTTATGCATGGCCTTAATCAAGTTCAG ATATATGGTGCTGAGAAATTACATCAAGCTGTGCTCAATCGGCCAGGGGACAAGCCTTTAATTACG GTCAGCAATCACGTTGCTTCTATGGATGATCCACTGGTCATTGCTGCATTGCTTCCTCCAAGTGTTATTTTTGATGCTCAAACTTTAAGATGGACACTATGTGCAACCGATCGATGCTTCAAAAATCCAGCAACGTCGGCATTCTTCAAATCTGTTAAAGTCCTACCAGTTTCCCGTGGTGATGGAATTTATCAAAAG GGTATGGACATGGCTATTTCAAAACTCAACCGTGGTGGATGGGTTCACATATTCCCAGAAGGTAGTCGTTCTCGAGATGGTGGGAAAACCATGGGTTCTGCAAAAAGAGGCATTGGAAG GTTGATCCTGGATGCTGACTGTATACCAATAGTTGTCCCATTTGTGCATACTGGCATGCAAGAAATAATGCCTATTGGAGCCAAGTTTCCCAGGATTGGAAAGACG GTGACTGTGCTTGTTGGTGATCCCATTGAATTTGATGACCTTATTGCTGCGGAGGGGGAGCAGAACATATCGAGAGGAAAGCTCTATGATGCCGTGTCTGCAAGAATTGGTGATCGATTAGAGAAGCTAAAAGCACAAGTTGACAGATTAGCAGCTAAGCAATCACAGGAGTATGATGTTCCTGTTACAGAACGAGCTGCTGGGATTCTGCAACAGGTCGACTGGGAATCCTTTGGCATGGAGACGTACACACACCCCGATTCTCATTCCTCAGCACTGAAACGAGAGTGTCCTTTGGAAGCCGAGCCAGCTGAAACCAATGTCCATGTAAATCAGGACTCGTATTTGAGAATGGGCTTCTCCGGTAATGGCAGATTTGCATCACGAATCAAGAATTACATGGACTCAACTGACATAACACTGTTCTCAGCTAGAGGTTTGTTTGCAAGGAACAAGGCAAAATGTGATGCTGTAACCATTCAAGATTTTAGTCCCCTAAGGGCATGGCACAACCTCTTGAGGAGGTCTAACTGTGAACTATACTATTCTCCCTAA
- the LOC116005480 gene encoding heparan-alpha-glucosaminide N-acetyltransferase: MADIKEEMKNVEAPEMEKEETPPPQKTKRVASLDIFRGLTVALMVLVDDAGGEWPVIGHAPWNGCNLADFVMPFFLFIVGMAIALALKRIPEKLVAIRKVILRTLKLLFWGLLLQGGYSHAPDKLTYGVDMKRIRWCGILQRIALAYFVVAMVEISMQKSQAKVLSRERFSIFKLYYRQWVVGGCVLVVYLATLYGTYVPDWQFLVENTDSPDFGKILTVSCNVRGKLDPPCNAVGYVDRQVLGINHMYPHPAWKRSKACTKSSPYEGPFRNDAPSWCWAPFEPEGILSSISAILSTVIGVHFGHVLIHFKDHSSRLLHWIAMGLALLLLGIILHFTNAIPLNKQLYTLSYVCVTSGAAALVFSAFYILVDIGKLRYVFMPLEWIGMNAMLVYVMAAEGIFAGFINGWYYDDPHNTLVYWIQKHVFIGVWHSKRVGTLMYVIFAEILFWAVIAGLFHWLGIYWKL; this comes from the exons ATGGCTGATATAAAAGAAGAGATGAAGAATGTTGAAGCACCAGAAATGGAGAAAGAAGAAACGCCGCCGCCTCAGAAGACGAAGCGCGTGGCTTCTCTGGATATCTTTCGAGGCCTCACTGTTGCG TTGATGGTGTTGGTTGATGATGCCGGAGGAGAGTGGCCAGTGATAGGGCATGCGCCATGGAATGGCTGCAATCTTGCTGATTTTGTGATGCCATTCTTTCTGTTTATTGTGGGAATGGCTATTGCACTTGCTCTCAAG AGAATACCAGAAAAGTTAGTGGCTATCAGAAAGGTTATCTTAAGGACCCTAAAACTTCTATTTTGGGGACTCCTATTACAAG GAGGCTATTCACATGCCCCTGACAAGCTAACGTATGGTGTGGACATGAAAAGGATAAGGTGGTGTGGCATTCTCCAG AGGATTGCTCTTGCTTATTTTGTGGTGGCAATGGTAGAGATTTCAATGCAAAAATCCCAGGCTAAGGTTCTATCCCGGGAACGATTCTCCATATTTAAGCTATACTATCGACAGTG GGTGGTTGGAGGTTGTGTTTTAGTGGTTTACTTGGCAACATTGTATGGAACTTATGTTCCTGACTGGCAATTCCTTGTGGAAAATACAGACAGCCCTGACTTTGGGAAGATCTTAACT GTATCTTGCAATGTCCGAGGGAAACTGGATCCTCCCTGTAATGCAGTGGGTTATGTTGACAGACAAGTGCTAGGAATCAATCACATGTATCCACATCCGGCCTGGAAGAGATCTAAG GCTTGCACGAAGAGTTCTCCATACGAGGGTCCTTTCAGAAATGATGCCCCGTCGTGGTGTTGGGCGCCTTTTGAACCAGAAGGAATACTGAG CTCAATTTCTGCTATCCTCTCTACTGTTATTGGAGTTCATTTTGGACATGTTCTTATCCATTTCAAG GATCATTCTTCTCGACTTTTGCATTGGATTGCCATGGGACTTGCCCTTCTGCTTTTAGGAATCATCCTTCATTTCACAAATG CCATTCCCCTAAACAAGCAACTCTACACTTTGAGCTATGTCTGTGTGACATCTGGAGCCGCCGCATTGGTGTTCTCAGCCTTCTACATTCTG GTTGACATTGGGAAGCTCAGATATGTGTTTATGCCACTGGAATGGATTGGGATGAATGCAATGTTGGTTTATGTCATGGCAGCTGAAGGCATTTTTGCAGGTTTTATCAATGGCTGGTACTATGATGATCCTCACAACACACTG GTGTATTGGATCCAGAAACATGTGTTTATTGGAGTATGGCATTCAAAAAGAGTGGGAACTTTGATGTATGTAATATTTGCAGAGATATTGTTCTGGGCTGTCATTGCTGGTTTGTTTCATTGGCTAGGCATTTACTGGAAACTGTAA
- the LOC116006071 gene encoding probable U6 snRNA-associated Sm-like protein LSm4, translated as MLPLSLLKTAQGHPMLVELKNGETYNGHLVNCDTWMNIHLREVICTSKDGDRFWRMPECYIRGNTIKYLRVPDEVIDKVQEETKSRTDRKPPGVGRGRGRGRDDGAAGRQGKGIGRGMDDGGAKGRGKGGPGVKAGGKGGGRGRG; from the exons ATG CTTCCACTCTCTCTCCTCAAAACTGCCCAGGGGCATCCCATG CTTGTGGAGCTGAAAAATGGGGAAACTTATAACGGGCATTTGGTCAATTGTGATACATGGATGAATATTCATCTCCGTGAAGTCATCTGTACATCAAAG GATGGAGATAGGTTCTGGAGAATGCCAGAATGTTATATTCGTGGGAATACAATTAAATATCTTCGAGTCCCAGATGAG GTGATTGATAAAGTTCAAGAAGAAACAAAAAGCCGGACAG ATAGGAAGCCACCTGGTGTAGGGCGTGGCAGGGGAAGAGGTAGAGATGATGGTGCTGCTGGGAGACAGGGAAAAGGAATTGGGCGTGGAATGGATGATGGAGGTGCCAAAGGCCGTGGGAAAGGAGGTCCTGGTGTCAAGGCTGGTGGAAAAG GTGGAGGTCGTGGGCGTGGCTAA
- the LOC116005675 gene encoding putative F-box protein At1g67623: MDEQGGGRRKRRAYNTKITHIVPSIHSLPRELVVHVLGRVASHSLRDLLNAKLRCKSLLFYSCREWNELGDDNLVYKHASLAKISIFRWKRETPENKRRRSLFLQKCVDAGNLEALYRRGVVDYLQRKEQGYALGCLKKAANAGHVASKYAVCIISIYLGGEHKKDGISVLGRMKKSKQSRKEVRQARWKLLDIIKMMWLRNFLGVAPKPVCCTKHRLCKKNSWGPIDSDDEDSGIECESCKCDLEISYFNSSWPKVCTP; encoded by the exons ATGGATGAACAGGGAGGAGGTAGAAGAAAGAGGAGAGCTTACAACACCAAAATCACTCATATTGTTCCATCTATTCATTCCTTGCCTCGCGAGTTAGTTGTCCATGTTCTTGGAAGGGTAGCTTCTCATTCATTACGTGATCTTTTAAATGCCAaattaag GTGCAAATCTTTGTTGTTTTACAGCTGTAGGGAATGGAATGAATTGGGTGATGATAACTTGGTATATAAACATGCATCACTTGCCAAGATCTCAATCTTTAGGTGGAAACGAGAAACTCCAGAAAATAAAAGGAGAAGATCTTTGTTCTTGCAGAAGTGTGTCGATGCTGGAAATTTAGAAGCATTATATAGGAGAGGAGTG GTTGATTATTTGCAAAGAAAGGAACAAGGATATGCACTTGGGTGCTTGAAGAAGGCAGCAAATGCAGGGCATGTAGCATCCAAGTATGCAGTTTGCATAATTTCAATATATTTGGGGGGAGAACATAAGAAAGATGGAATCAGTGTGTTGGGTAGAATGAAGAAGTCAAAGCAAAGTAGAAAGGAAGTAAGACAAGCTCGTTGGAAACTACTAGACATCATCAAGATGATGTGGTTGCGTAATTTTCTGGGTGTAGCACCAAAACCTGTTTGTTGCACTAAACATCGTCTTTGTAAGAAGAACAGTTGGGGTCCCATTGacagtgatgatgaagattcaGGCATAGAGTGTGAATCTTGTAAATGTGACTTAGAAATTTCTTACTTTAATAGTAGTTGGCCAAAAGTAtgtactccgtaa